One genomic window of Candidatus Nitrospira inopinata includes the following:
- a CDS encoding DUF5615 family PIN-like protein has product MRERGHDAIHIHDHPGRALDDRAIFEFARRHQYVIITTARLTASDIDHPPPDRRGGEP; this is encoded by the coding sequence CTGCGCGAACGCGGACACGATGCCATCCACATCCACGATCACCCTGGCAGAGCGCTCGACGATCGCGCCATTTTTGAATTTGCCCGCCGACATCAATACGTCATCATAACCACAGCCCGGCTGACCGCCTCGGACATAGACCATCCACCCCCTGACAGGCGGGGCGGAGAGCCGTGA
- a CDS encoding DUF2283 domain-containing protein → MFNDTDPLDIEFKTAPVSGTRDLDADTQLDIDKDGNICAITIEPRSPTPLHTWTIRSCRHKPHDISRGRQPPTRPRWLAARTRTRCHPHPRSPWQSARRSRHF, encoded by the coding sequence ATTTTCAACGACACCGACCCACTGGACATCGAATTCAAAACGGCACCGGTGTCAGGGACAAGAGATTTGGATGCAGACACTCAACTCGATATCGACAAGGATGGAAATATCTGCGCCATCACGATCGAGCCGCGATCACCTACGCCGCTGCATACTTGGACCATACGATCATGCCGGCACAAGCCACATGACATTTCTCGTGGACGCCAACCTCCCACCAGGCCTCGCTGGTTGGCTGCGCGAACGCGGACACGATGCCATCCACATCCACGATCACCCTGGCAGAGCGCTCGACGATCGCGCCATTTTTGA
- the ygfZ gene encoding CAF17-like 4Fe-4S cluster assembly/insertion protein YgfZ yields MKRSSIYAHHVQLGASFEEVTGWEVPAHYGDAAAEYRAVRRSVGLADLSHRGKVRVTGEDRIKWLQSIVSNDVLSLQPGQGCYASLLNHKGKMLTYFRLYRQPDAVMIEDVGEIGETTYQTLRKFLLYGTKAKMDNGAESWGLLLVSGPQAPTVVQSAFGVDVSDLKPVTFVTARIGDQIALVMRTEETGDLDLEVMLPAEALPVAWNRLWEAGQSHGIKPVGRQALETLRIEAGLPKAGADLTEEIVPPEANLESKAYSLNKGCYPGQEVMARMDTYGQVRRRLVGLVLDEPTIPPKGAKLLSGDREVGWVTSATFSPLLNRVIAFGFPLRDFAKPDTTLTVEIEGQRHQAMVHDLPFYTKG; encoded by the coding sequence GTCGTTTGAAGAGGTGACCGGCTGGGAAGTCCCGGCCCACTATGGAGACGCGGCGGCCGAATACCGCGCCGTGCGCCGGTCCGTCGGCTTGGCCGACCTCTCGCATCGAGGGAAGGTCCGCGTGACCGGCGAAGACCGCATCAAGTGGCTCCAAAGTATCGTCAGCAACGACGTCCTGTCCCTTCAACCGGGGCAGGGTTGCTATGCCAGCCTGTTGAATCACAAAGGCAAAATGCTGACCTATTTCCGTCTGTACAGACAGCCCGACGCGGTGATGATCGAAGACGTCGGAGAAATCGGCGAGACGACCTATCAGACCCTGCGCAAATTTCTCCTCTACGGCACCAAGGCCAAGATGGACAACGGCGCCGAGAGCTGGGGCCTGCTGCTCGTGAGCGGTCCCCAGGCCCCGACGGTCGTTCAGTCGGCCTTCGGCGTCGATGTGTCGGATCTCAAGCCGGTGACCTTCGTCACCGCACGGATCGGAGACCAGATCGCCCTCGTGATGCGGACGGAGGAAACGGGCGACCTCGATCTTGAAGTGATGCTGCCGGCCGAGGCCTTGCCGGTGGCGTGGAATCGGCTGTGGGAAGCAGGCCAATCCCACGGGATCAAGCCGGTCGGCCGGCAGGCACTTGAGACCTTGCGGATTGAAGCAGGACTGCCGAAAGCCGGAGCGGATTTGACGGAAGAGATCGTCCCGCCGGAGGCTAACCTGGAAAGCAAAGCCTATAGCCTCAACAAGGGCTGCTATCCCGGCCAGGAAGTCATGGCGCGGATGGACACCTACGGCCAGGTACGACGGCGCCTCGTTGGGCTTGTATTAGATGAACCGACCATCCCGCCGAAAGGCGCCAAACTGTTGAGCGGCGATCGCGAAGTCGGCTGGGTCACCAGCGCGACCTTCTCCCCCCTCTTAAACCGCGTCATCGCCTTCGGCTTTCCCCTGCGCGACTTCGCCAAGCCGGACACCACGCTCACCGTCGAGATCGAGGGACAGCGACACCAGGCCATGGTCCACGACCTGCCTTTCTACACGAAAGGCTAG